One Besnoitia besnoiti strain Bb-Ger1 chromosome VIII, whole genome shotgun sequence DNA segment encodes these proteins:
- a CDS encoding ankyrin repeat-containing protein (encoded by transcript BESB_084850), translated as MEGPSTVGSPATPFGQASVAPAALSAAEAGEALRREEESEMMMDMEMAPASSASQETAPSALLSAPGGASAVGAADQLGGAVNGNSAAAVREAAGTGLVEAGGLVAPPGDACEGEEGAMEEVEHPEETQQGGQRMDAAAGGEGGAPDAQVGSLGGVGAAARQEGEQAREGAGLGDRRDEVTESQGGERRNEEELAAAGGQQGAGVPQQLPSESKKREEADTGTKANFAASGLEAEEEVDAEVAARAVEAVDIAVAAGAVNLRAGSGRAPSIPAASAHPHPSAATMKDIFAGAGGGSGGEGYFAQGANAAAGGGGGSSSAGRGGISKEKSGGARKKTSPPTPNDVWKDRLKLLEGFLDVESILLLKQCARVFYRHKYKPHDGILRFHNFRGYDPKVVMETILPLASRSIHPAIRERGLTLDFSHCTLMKDVSVARLMDAVHGEKEENQILGNLKALCLDFCYEITDKGLSAMLTTYLPHLERVSVRCARSTELTFVSVMNHLSSERWPKLIYFDASFTNIWLEAATAIADQLFMNAARLTALHREEEEHRRAQEAADKEEKTRQRLLQTAAAEAANDADFPLAEHAVAEEGEDAPAPQGEGQRIGGGPAASEPKAVAGAQFPASPLEADMQCVEEGRGSSAEGQLAPGERDSRLQSGRDCRASGGSDFFVTPSLEITGSVASKSLLLKVGMESHYRAFCQAVKTGDWETVSLVTKRIQKELSALAATTPYNSSRLILLQQFRGSELLVNAPFTVETTEEGGVNVLTLPISIAIQRTDTEMLGVLLKRGAQIEVCDYLGKSPLYRACEVGRRDIVETLLVGYGASPEPADVRSELFPLHTAVKKQDVQIVKLLLKRGASLDLKCPAVKSYKSALFVACEVNAPEIIQLCLEAGADPNWKGHNSYTPTLLAYQLNSAWLPHFLDAGAGNAKNRRWVLTEVLSCAIAKNDLVAVELLVRKFPDLLARNHQLWSRPLIQAAKQGKADIISALLAAGSAVDVKKEDGQTPLLAAAEEDFVVCVQLLLDAGADINGANNAGLSALHLACTENRTEVVKLLLNRGCDVNIGDKANGETPLMMCIRMRNEKMAVQILELGKNLDLEKKDHQGSTALLYAMFFGQYLVAGMLMDRGADVTVSDLAGNSAYAIVNERLMTQGADKRVLRKFLRLYKSAREGKRPRAVAGLLTDAAPADDSAASGADSGPDGGGAGRSSRRETSRTSRRKITLSMVGSTVGTMGSSVSSAILSSGNASTRTSILSSGVRTPPADADSQASRGFGASAAAVAEDASGPRGMQSAAEGQDMDVDEEDRGAAARAKSSARGGKKLKLEPKSVLQVAKLPIALFRAAKAK; from the exons ATGGAAGGACCGAGCACTGTGGGGTCTCCGGCTACGCCGTTCGGTCaggcctccgtcgcgccggcggctctttccgccgccgaggcaggcgaggcgctgcggagagaggaggagagcgagatgATGATGGACATGGAGATGGCCCCTGCCTCCAGCGCGAGTCAGGAGACGGCGCCCAGCGCGCTTCTGAGCGCCCCcggaggcgcgtctgctgtcgGTGCGGCTGAccagctcggcggcgcggtaAATGGGAactccgctgctgcggttcgcgaggccgcgggcacGGGCCTAGTCGAGGCAGGCGGTCTCGTCGCTCCCCCTGGAGACGCGTGCGAAGGTGAGGAGGGCGCCATGGAGGAGGTGGAACACCCCGAGGAGACTCAGCAAGGCGGACAGAGGAtggacgcggccgcaggcggcgagggcggcgcgccggatGCGCAGGTGggcagcctcggcggcgtcggagcggctgcgaggcaggagggggagcaggcgagggagggcgcggggctgggcgaccggcgcgacGAGGTGACGGAGAGCCAAGGCGGGGAGCGGAGAaacgaggaggagctcgcggcggcgggcgggcagcagggcgccggggttccgcagcagctgccgagcGAGTCTAagaagcgcgaagaggcagacacggggacgaaggcgaatttcgcggcgagcggcctggaggcggaggaggaggtcgacgcggaagtcgccgcgcgtgcggtgGAAGCGGTGGAcatcgcggtcgcggcgggcgcggtcAATTTGCGGGCGGGGTcggggcgcgcgccgtcgattccggctgcgtctgcgcatcCGCACCCGAGTGCGGCGACGATGAAAGATATtttcgcaggcgcaggcggcggctccgggggggagggctactttgcgcagggcgcgaatgctgcggcgggaggcggaggtggctcttcttccgcgggTCGGGGCGGCATTAGCAaggagaagagcggcggtgcgcggaagaagacgagtcCGCCGACGCCGAACGACGTCTGGAAGGATCGGTTGAAGCTGCTCGAGGGGTTCCTCGACGTCGAAAGCATCTTGCTGCTGAAGCAGTGTGCGCGGGTGTTTTACCGGCACAAGTATAAGCCACACGACGGGATTCTGCGTTTCCATAACTTCCGCGGCTACGACCCAAAGGTAGTCATGGAGACGATCCTGCCGCTGGCCTCGCGGTCCATTCACCCCGCgatccgcgagcgcggcttgACGCTCGACTTCAGCCACTGCACGCTGATGAAGGACGtgagcgtcgcgcggctgatGGACGCAGTGCatggcgagaaggaggagaacCAGATCTTAGGGAATCTGAAGGCCCTCTGTCTCGACTTTTGCTACGAGATCACCGACAAGGGCCTCTCTGCGATGCTCACGACCTACCTGCCGCACCTTGAGCGCGTTTCagtccgctgcgcgcgcagcaccGAACTCACCTTTGTCAGCGTGATGAACCACTTGAGCAGCGAGCGGTGGCCTAAACTGATCTACTTCGACGCGAGCTTCACAAACATCTGGCtagaggccgcgacggcgatcGCCGACCAGCTCTTCATGAACGCCGCGCGACTCACTGCGCTCCAcagggaggaagaagagcaccgccgcgcgcaagaagccgcagacaaagaggagaaaaccAGGCAGAGACTCTTGCAgaccgcagcggcggaggccgcaaaCGACGCCGACTTCCCGCTAGCGGAGCATGCGGtcgccgaggagggcgaggacgcccCCGCTCCCCAGGGCGAAGGCCAGCGGATAGGAGGAGGCCCGGCTGCATCAGAGCCCAAAGCGGTCGCAGGAGCGCAGttccccgcgtcgcccctcgaGGCTGACATGCAATGCGTTGAGGAGGGGCGCGGGAGCAGCGCCGAAGGGCAGCTCGCgccgggagagagagatagcCGCCTGCAGAGTGGAAGAGATTGCAGAGCGAGTGGCGGCTCGGACTTCTTTGTGACGCCGTCGCTGGAAATCACCGGGTCAGTCGCCTCCAAGTCGCTGCTTTTGAAGGTGGGCATGGAGAGTCACTACCGCGCCTTCTGCCAGGCCGTCAAGACGGGAGACTGGGAGACTGTCTCGCTCGTCACCAAGCGGATTCAAAAGGAG ctgAGCGCCCtggccgcgacgacgccgtaTAACAGCAGCCGCCTCATTCTGTTGCAGCAgttccgcggcagcgagctccTCGTGAACGCTCCGTTCACTGTCGAGACGaccgaagaaggcggagtgAACGTTCTCACGTTGCCTATATCCATCGCGATTCAGCGTACCGACACCGAAATGCTCGGCGTG CTGCtgaagcgaggcgcgcagatcGAAGTCTGCGACTACTTGGGCAAGTCGCCGCTCTACCGCGCGTGCGAAGTTGGGCGGCGCGACATCGTGGAGACTCTCCTCGTGGGAtacggcgcgtcgccggaaCCCGCAGACGTCCGCAGCGAGCTCTTTCCGCTCCACACGGCCGTTAAGAAACAGGATGTTCAGATTGTTAAA CTGTTGTtgaagcgcggcgcgtccctAGACCTGAAGTGCCCGGCGGTGAAGTCCTACAAGAGTGCGCTCTTCGTTGCCTGCGAAGTGAACGCGCCGGAAATCATTCAACTCTGTCTCGAGGCTGGAGCGGATCCCAACTGGAAAGGGCACAACTCGTACACACCGACGCTT ctCGCCTACCAGCTGAACAGCGCCTGGCTCCCGCACTTTTTAGACGCAGGGGCAGGGAACGCGAAGAACCGCCGCTGGGTGCTGACGGAAGTTCTCTCGTGCGCCATCGCGAAAAACGATCTCGTCGCAGTCGAGTTGCTCGTCCGCAAGTTCCCCGACTTGCTCGCACGAAATCACCAACTCTGGAGTCGTCCGCTGATCCAG GCGGCGAAGCAAGGCAAGGCAGACATCATCTCCGCGCTCCTGGCAGCGGGCAGCGCCGTGGACGTCAAGAAGGAGGACGGCCagacgccgctgctcgcAGCTGCCGAAGAAGATTTCGTAGTTTGTGTCCAGCTGCTTctcgacgcgggcgcagacatTAACGGCGCGAACAACGCTG GTCTGTCGGCGCTCCATTTGGCTTGCACGGAGAACCGGACCGAAGTTGTGAAGTTGCTGCTAAACCGCGGATGCGACGTGAACATTGGCGACAAGGCGaacggcgagacgccgctcATGATGTGTATCCGCATGCGTAACGAGAAAATGGCGGTTCAGATCCTCGAACTCGGCAAAAACCTCGACTTGGAAAAGAAG GATCACCAGGGCAGCACGGCTCTTCTTTACGCGATGTTCTTCGGGCAGTACCTCGTCGCGGGCATGCTGATGGATCGTGGAGCCGACGTGACCGTCAGCGACCTCGCCGGCAACAGCGCATACGCCATCGTGAACGAGCG GCTGATGACGCAGGGCGCAGACAAGCGTGTGTTGCGCAAGTTCCTGCGGCTATACAAGAGTGCGCGCGAAGGCaagcgcccgcgagccgTCGCGGGGTTGTTgacagacgcggcgcctgcggacgattcggcggcgagcggcgcggacagCGGACCAGATGGGGGTGGAGCCGGTcggtcttcgcggcgcgagacgtcGCGGACAAGCCGCCGCAAAATCACGCTCTCCATGGTGGGGTCGACCGTAGGGACGATGGGTTCGTCGGTTTCATCCGCCATTCTGTCGAGTGGGAACGCCTCCACGCGGACGTCGATTCTCAGCtccggtgtacgtacaccgccgGCGGACGCAGACAGCCAGGCGTCGCGGGGCTTCGGCGCGAGTGCAGCGGCTGTGGCGGAAGATGCGTCAGGCCCCCGTGGCATGCAAAGCGCCGCCGAGGGTCAGGACATGGACGTCGACGAGGAAGAtcggggcgcggcggctcgcgccaagagcagcgcgcgcggcggtaAGAAGCTGAAGCTAGAACCCAAGAGTGTGCTGCAGGTCGCGAAGTTGCCGATCGCGCTTTTTCGCGCCGCGAAAGCCAAATAG
- a CDS encoding transcription elongation factor SPT4 (encoded by transcript BESB_084860), whose product MEGGGSGSSVYEVDDTAASLAGDPTTVATVPRGQVRKVKNRSGQEEDKVVLKLRACISCRLIMSEQQFYDEGCPNCGFLQMDGDRHRVWDCTTVNFAGFVAIMKPMASWVARHNKLTEVVPGCYAVSVVGELPESVKDDVHRASHYAD is encoded by the exons ATGGAAGGAGGGGGAAGCGGTTCCTCCGTGTACGAGGTCGACGACacagcggcgtcgctcgcaggCGATCCGACGACTGTAGCGACAGTGCCACGGGGTCAGGTGCGGAAAGTCAAGAACAGGAGTGGCCAGGAGGAAGACAAAGTCGTTCTAAAACTTCGCGCCTGCATCTCCTGTCGCCTCATCATGAGCGAGCAGCAG TTCTACGACGAAGGCTGTCCGAACTGCGGGTTCCTTCAAATGGACGGAGACAGGCACCGCGTGTGGGACTGCACGACTGTTAATTTTGCGGGATTCGTGGCGATCATGAAGCCCATGGCCTCCTGGGTCGCTCGCCACAACAAACTGA cggaggTCGTTCCTGGCTGCTACGCGgtctccgtcgtcggcgaGCTGCCCGAATCCGTCAAGGATGATGTCCATCGTGCGTCTCACTACGCGGATTGA
- a CDS encoding putative 26s proteasome subunit p55 (encoded by transcript BESB_084870) encodes MAQETASSILKDDADGLGVNEGKMTEDYSQPATKLIEKISELQKTTFVGPTNPIFDELFALEKKCRQANDGASGSRLCCFYLQNLEDLRKKGQGRGDGVPLVSVAFLCDQLVVLCKKRGQLKRTISDIVKLAVTWLPDMKKEDKIEMIETLKKITEGKIFVEVERARLVLMLAEMKEAEGNIDEAANILQEIQVETFGAMEKREKTEYILKQMALVLRRGDFIRCQIISKKINAKLLDNDESLQDLKIRYYRLMILYYLHEGMTLDCCKAYHSIYNTPSVQKDKEQWTLILQCYVLFLLLAPFDREVRQLAESVQVTEAKKLKEMPAFAQLLKDMTTVELLAWPLPYEATLRAHQVFQDSPHEEGEARWKLLRRRVVQHNLRVIAAYYSCIEMSRIASLLDISKDEAEAEISELVCSDFIEAKIDRPAGTVEFGKKKSNFDRLNAWATDVQNLLDRVDLCSHLIQKERMVHAARAKNAALMARNAS; translated from the exons ATGGCGCAAGAAACAGCATCTTCGATTCTGAAGGATGACGCCGACGGGCTGGGCGTGAACGAAGGGAAAATGACTGAAGATTATAGCCAGCCAGCGACGAAGCTGATCGAGAAGATTTCTGAGCTTCAGAAG ACGACATTCGTCGGCCCGACGAATCCCATCTTCGACGAACTGTTTGCCCTCGAGAAGAAATGCAGACAGGCGAACGAtggcgcgagcggctcgcggTTGTGCTGCTTTTACCTGCAAAATTTGGAGGACTTGCGGAAGAAAGGACaagggagaggcgacggggtTCCACTGGTCAGCGTCGCGTTCCTGTGCGATCAGCTTGTTGTCCTGTGCAAGAAGAGAGGGCAGCTGAAACGCACCATCAGCGACATCGTCAAGCTCGCGGTCACCTGGTTGCCCGACATGAAGAAGGAAGACAAAATCGAAATGATTGAGACACTTAAAAAAATCACGGAGGGAAAG ATCTTTGTGGAAGTGGAGAGAGCGCGTCTGGTGCTGATGCTCGCGGAGATgaaggaagcagaaggcAATATTGATGAGGCCGCCAACATTCTCCAAGAAATTCAG GTTGAGACGTTCGGCGCGatggagaagcgcgagaagacagagTACATTTTGAAGCAGATGGCGCTCGTCTTGCGACGTGGAGACTTCATTCGTTGCCAAATCATCAGCAAGAAGATCAACGCGAAGCTGCTGGACAACGACGAGAGCTTGCAGGACTTGAAGATCCGGTACTACAGACTCATGATCCTGTACTACCTCCACGAAGGCATGACGCTCGACTGCTGCAAGGCCTACCACTCCATCTACAATACTCCCTCCGTGCAGAAGGACAAAGAGCAGTGGACACTG ATTCTGCAGTGCTACGTCctgttccttcttctcgcccctTTTGACAGAGAAGTTCGGCAGCTAGCGGAGTCGGTCCAGGTGACTG AGGCAAAGAAGCTGAAGGAGATGCCTGCCTTCGC GCAACTGCTAAAGGACATGACGACTGTCGAGCTTCTCGCGTGGCCGCTGCCGTACGAGGCGACTCTCCGAGCACACCAAGTGTTTCAGGACTCACCCCACGAGGA gggggaggcgaggtGGAAGCTGCTGCGACGCAGAGTTGTTCAACAC AACCTCCGAGTCATCGCAGCGTACTACAGCTGCATCGAGATGAGCCGCATCGCTTCTCTGCTGGACATCAGCAAAGAT GAAGCGGAGGCTGAGATTTCTGAGTTGGTCTGCTCGGACTTCATCGAGGCGAAGATCGACCGACCTGCTGGCACGGTGGAATttgggaagaagaagagcaacTTTGACCGCCTCAACGCCTGGGCGACAGATGTACAGAA CCTGCTGGACCGCGTCGACCTCTGCTCACATTTGATTCAGAAGGAAAGAATGgtgcacgccgcgcgcgcgaaaaacgCCGCCTTGATGGCGCGTAACGCGAGCTAG
- a CDS encoding hypothetical protein (encoded by transcript BESB_084880) produces MSSFLGVSHRTGEGHAPEGRRCATGGTRGDGGCIPVPAGDALPASVSPASSSASPAASSAASGSAEECGASLGSQNPAHGSLASSFPLLPPFLSSSFLFPWRPPADDGRHRAMSGEERAQDTIPAVSRCLFSSERFAFSLESAVSFPSSPPREGGGEPDDEGARDEAEEAACARKADASGGDSEPETTREATGDGHWSKKRDTAPATTAASHLPSASSHALNRHLGTPGDYCVPAAFPQESASDRSLSPQLPAARVDEAACEQKDDAFGSASASGEPSDPRAGGGAGLQTRLCRREASSASHTRAEERGEEARADSQPAQETPVSAETNAESQVDRGAASGEIRRDAALRGDQDAQPGGGQKDVQTGTSVRGVPADDAAAEGGASAPREGAKEKKGLERQRGDGGAEQGLGSQRCGCAESPGGRHVAAADVLLSSSSFCSSHSSLSPLSLDASTEGAANGAAEEYDRYGFRVSDSERLGVTAREYSLKIQPETRTRDERWSAFVLRDPTLSDRQTLKRLVRSGVPDSLRQEVWSRCLGSWALREQRPILFEELTQRPLPKNAAEQIELDLRRTFPSNKRVRAEAAGIADLRRVLHAFATYKPKVNYCQSMNFLAATLLLFMPEDLAFWSLVQLIDSEVPGKGLTLESYYTPGMDGLRRDLKVLDMLLAKRLPRVVRTLRRTQVDLDCLCAEWFLSLYSSSLPIYTTFRIWDALALEGHKILFRVALAIFSMHEEEFASLTSLEEVMTFLRRMTRHLVARNELMTVAFTGLGRLSRREVARLQLRAAAQVQAENRAHEERRRAYSRAYSAAGGGQGRDAAARARPRVQEETVSDAGACSEAASSSPPGAGEGRLPRGLAAAPWAARWTRFADLASRWRGRADRPARHSRFPLFARPRQAAPVPRSRSDAGLASHAARRENVKTLAAAEELAAKLRRRLFFRHRGAPPGEEAESRDDASDPAGSQRGKREVAVDAANEGGSRGRQNPRESEPQPRQRDAGERQATRKKRLTLGAGKRGERPTRWRLRDRRLAGSGSGNRREKIGKRE; encoded by the exons ATGTCGTCCTTCCTCGGCGTGTCGCACAGAACGGGGGAGGGACACGCGCCCGAAGGCCGGAGATGCGCCACCGGTGgaacgcgaggcgacggcggctgcaTCCCAGTcccggcaggcgacgccctGCCAGCTTCCGTGTCGCCAGCgtcctcttccgcgtctccagcggcgtcctccgcggcgtcggggaGTGCTGAGGAGTGCGGCGCTTCTCTGGGGTCGCAGAACCCAGCGCATGGAagcctcgcgtcttcttttccACTTCTGCCACCTTTcctgtcttcctccttcctctttccgtggaggccgccggcggacgaCGGGAGGCACCGCGCGATGTCGGGCGAAGAACGTGCGCAAGACACCATTCCAGCGGTGTCGCGGTGTCTCTTCAGCTCCGAAcgcttcgctttctcgctgGAATCCGCCGTCTCTTTTCCGTCCTCTCCGCCCCgagaaggggggggagagCCTGACGATGAGGGCGCCAGggacgaggccgaagaggccgcgtgcGCTCGAAAAGCAGACGCCTCCGGAGGAGACTCCGAGCCTGAAACTACGCGGGAGGCAACGGGGGACGGGCATTGGTCCAAAAAGCGAGACACCGCGCCTGCCACGACCGCTGCTTCCCACCTCCCCAGCGCGAGCTCGCACGCGCTGAACAGACACCTCGGCACCCCCGGCGATTACTGCGTTCCCGCAGCTTTTCCGCAGGAGTCCGCCTCAGACaggtctctctcgccgcagcttccAGCTGCGCGCGTGGACGAAGCGGCTTGCGAACAAAAGGATGACGCcttcggcagcgcctcggcctcaGGCGAGCCGAGCGacccgcgcgcaggcggaggcgcgggcctgCAGACTCGCCTCTGTCGACGTGAGGCATCTTCTGCCTCCCACAcgcgggcggaggagcgaggcgaggaggctcgTGCAGACTCACAgcctgcgcaggagacgccggttagcgcggagacgaacgCCGAAAGCCAGGTCGACAGAGGGGCGGCGTCGGGGGAGATaaggcgcgacgcggcgcttcgcggagACCAAGACGCGCAGCCAGGAGGCGGTCAGAAAGACGTGCAAACAGGCACTTCAGTGCGTGGCGTTCCAGCTGAcgatgcagctgcagaaggcggcgcgagtgcTCCGCGTgaaggcgcgaaggagaagaaagggctggagcgccagagaggcgacggggggGCTGAACAAGGTTTAGGGTCgcagcgctgcggctgcgcggaaaGCCCAGGGGGAAGGCatgtggcggccgcggacgtgctgctgtcgtcgtcttccttctgtTCCTCTcactcttctctctctccgctttcgCTGGATGCCTCCacggaaggcgccgcgaacggGGCGGCTGAGGAATACGATCGCTACGGATTTCGCGTCAGTGACAGCGAGCGACTTGGAGTCACAGCTCGCGAATACTCGCTCAAAATTCAACCCGAAACGCGCACAAGAGATGAGAG ATGGAGTGCCTTTGTCCTGCGTGACCCGACACTCTCGGACAGGCAGACTCTGAAGCGCTTGGTCCGCAGTGGCGTTCCGGACTCGCTCAG GCAAGAAGTGTGGTCTCGGTGTCTAGGCAGCTGGGCGCTCCGGGAGCAGCGCCCGATCCTTTTTGAAGA ActgacgcagaggccgctgccgaAGAACGCCGCGGAGCAAATCGAGCTAGATCTCCGGCGCACGTTTCCAAGCAACAAACGAGTGC GCGCGGAAGCTGCAGGAATCGCAGATCTGCGGCGGGTGCTCCACGCTTTCGCCACGTACAAGCCGAAGGTGAACTACTGCCAATCGATGAACTTTCTGGCAGCCACGCTGCTGCTCTTCATGCCGGAGGACCTCGCCTTTTGGTCGCTCGTTCAGCTGATTGACTCGGAAGTTCCCGGCAAAGGGCTGACGCTTGAGAGTTACTACACGCCGGGGATGGACGGTTTGCGGCGCGACCTGAAGGTGCTGGACATGCTCCTAGCAAAAAGACTCCCCAGAGTGGTGCGGACGTTGAG GCGCACGCAAGTCGATCTCGATTGCCTGTGCGCGGAGTGGTTTCTGTCGCTCTACTCCAGCTCTCTCCCG ATTTATACGACGTTTCGGATCTGGGACGCGCTCGCTTTGGAAGGCCACAAAATTTTGTTTCGAGTCGCGCTCGCCATCTTCAGCATGCACGAAGAAGAATTCGCGAGCCTCACCTCCCTGGAGGAGGTGATGACGTTTTTGCGGCGGATGACGCGACACCTG gtGGCGCGCAACGAGTTGATGACAGTGGCGTTCACGGGATTggggcgtctctctcgccgcgaggtcgcgcggctgcagctgcgcgcggctgcgcaggtTCAGGCGGAGAACCGCGCGCacgaagagcggcggcgggcttATTCGCGGGCTTACTCGGCGGCAGGAGGGGGGCAGGGGAGggatgcggcggcgcgggcgcggcctcgcgtgcaggaggagacggtgagcgacgccggcgcctgctccgaggccgcgtcctcgtcgccgccgggcgctggcgaggggcgcctcccccgcggactcgccgcggcgccctgggCTGCTCGCTGGACGCGCTTCGCAgacctcgcctcgcgctggcgaGGCAGGGCGGACAGACCTGCGAGGCATTCCCGGTTTCCGCTCtttgcgcggccgcgacaggCGGCCCCCGtcccgcgctcgcggtctGACGCAGGGCTGGCGagccacgcggcgcggcgcgagaacgTGAAAActctggcggctgcggaggagctcgccgcgaagctgcggaggagactCTTCTTTCGgcacagaggcgcgccgccgggagaggaagcggagtCGCGCGACGACGCTTCAGACCCGGCGGGCAGCCAGCGCGGCAAGCGCGAGGTGGCCGTCGACGCGGCGAACGAGGGAGGCTCACGCGGCAGACAGAacccgcgagagagcgaaccgcagccgcggcagcgcgacgcaggcgagcggcaggcgacgaggaagaagaggctcaCGCTGGGCGCAGGAAAGCGTGGCGAGCGGCCGACGCGGTGGAGGCTGCGGGACAGGCGACTCGCCGGCTCAGGCAGCGGAAACCGAAGAGAGAAAATTGGAAAAAGGGAATga